The following are encoded in a window of Plectropomus leopardus isolate mb chromosome 23, YSFRI_Pleo_2.0, whole genome shotgun sequence genomic DNA:
- the rbm4.1 gene encoding RNA-binding protein 4.1 — translation MVKIFIGNLSPDTTSDELRSLFSQYGKIGECSIVKNFGFVHMDDKSEAEEAIRNLHHYELNGQPMNVELSRGKSRGSTKLHVGNIACTNQELRAKFEEFGSVLECDIVKNYAFVHMDRVEDAMEAINQLDNTAFKGKLMSVKLSTSRLRTAPGMGDRSGCYRCGQEGHWSKECPLDQNGYHRNGSEPKSDGYDSGFGGRARNRGYPDFSGEPEYDGGYAPVQGFSRGAGHSGSMAGYRRGSGYEGAMRYGPPPGYGISAVADHSMARMYGSEAAYRGNGAVYGAVPGYPVRRSPYEEGDPYGVVDYYEKYRANYGGSYFEERRGVPLPAPATSSSTAIMRERGPPASLDPYECPPLPPPPAPVTSYYARDRSPIRRVPAEADGYTYERSRLSPVPTHPRSSTYDHSRDPGADRARYTY, via the exons ATGGTGAAAATATTCATTGGAAACCTGTCGCCAGACACCACATCAGATGAACTTCGCTCTCTCTTCTCCCAATATGGGAAGATTGGGGAATGCAGTATTGTCAAGAACTTTGGCTTTGTGCACATGGATGACAAATCAGAGGCGGAAGAAGCCATCAGGAACCTCCACCATTACGAGCTAAACGGCCAGCCTATGAATGTAGAATTGAGTCGCGGCAAGTCAAGAGGATCCACCAAACTACATGTTGGTAACATTGCCTGCACCAACCAGGAGCTGAGGGCCAAGTTTGAAGAGTTTGGCAGTGTGCTGGAATGTGACATAGTAAAGAACTATGCTTTTGTTCACATGGATCGGGTGGAGGATGCCATGGAGGCCATTAATCAGTTAGACAACACGGCTTTTAAAG gcAAACTGATGAGCGTGAAGCTTTCGACTAGCCGCCTACGCACTGCGCCGGGAATGGGAGACAGATCGGGTTGTTATCGTTGCGGGCAAGAAGGCCACTGGTCCAAAGAATGCCCTCTAGACCAAAATGGCTACCACAGAAACGGCTCAGAGCCTAAGTCTGATGGATACGATTCGGGATTCGGCGGGCGTGCTCGCAACAGGGGTTATCCGGACTTCAGCGGCGAGCCGGAGTATGATGGCGGCTACGCTCCTGTACAAGGTTTTTCCCGGGGTGCTGGTCACAGTGGCAGCATGGCAGGGTACAGAAGGGGTTCGGGCTACGAGGGCGCAATGAGATACGGGCCGCCCCCAGGTTACGGCATAAGCGCTGTTGCTGACCATAGCATGGCTCGGATGTACGGCAGCGAGGCGGCATACAGGGGCAACGGTGCAGTCTATGGCGCGGTACCAGGCTACCCGGTGCGACGGTCGCCTTATGAGGAAGGGGATCCGTACGGGGTCGTGGACTACTACGAGAAGTACAGGGCCAATTATGGAGGCAGTTATTTTGAGGAACGTCGCGGTGTCCCCTTGCCTGCTCCAGCAACATCCTCCTCCACAGCTATAATGAGGGAGCGTGGGCCCCCCGCTAGCCTCGACCCATACGAGtgccctcccctccctcctccaccagcCCCGGTCACCTCATACTACGCACGTGACCGGAGTCCGATTCGGAGAGTCCCTGCCGAGGCAGATGGATACACATATGAGCGTTCGCGCCTTTCTCCGGTGCCCACCCACCCAAGAAGTTCTACCTACGACCATTCGCGGGATCCGGGCGCTGATCGGGCACGGTATACATACTAG